The Takifugu rubripes chromosome 7, fTakRub1.2, whole genome shotgun sequence genome has a segment encoding these proteins:
- the rwdd1 gene encoding RWD domain-containing protein 1: MTDYAEEQRNELEAIESIYPESFTVLSDEPTSFTITVTSDPGDNGETVEATIKFTYVEKYPDEPPLWEIHSQENLEDRDAEDILTLLQQQVEENLGMVMIFTLVTAVQEKLNEIVDMTKNRIEEEKQRKEKEAEEAEKVAFQGTVVTIENFLAWKATFDLEMTDLRRRKQKEEEQGSKFKLTGKQLFETDRNLDTSDIQFLEEAGNNVEVDESLFQDIEDLDLDEDDPDFDPLEMGSDED; encoded by the exons ATGACGGACTACGCCGAAGAACAAAGAAATGAGCTAGAAGCTATAGAGTCCATATACCCTGAGTCATTTACAG TTCTTTCAGACGAACCCACAAGCTTCACTATCACAGTGACATCAGATCCTGGAGATAATGGTGAAA CTGTAGAAGCAACAATTAAGTTCACATATGTTGAGAAATACCCAGACGAGCCTCCGCTGTGGGAGATCCACTCacaggagaacctggaggacagagatgcTGAGGACATCCTCACCttactgcagcagcag GTAGAAGAAAACCTTGGAATGGTGATGATTTTCACCTTGGTGACGGCTGTTCAGGAAAAGCTCAATGAAATTGTCGATATGACGAAAAACAGGatagaggaagagaaacaacggaaagaaaaagaagcagaggaagcagagaag GTGGCGTTCCAGGGAACGGTGGTCACCATCGAGAACTTCCTGGCCTGGAAAGCAACATTTGACCTGGAAATGACCGAcctgaggagaagaaaacagaaggaggaggagcagggaagcAAGTTCAAACTCACCG gtaaacAACTTTTTGAGACGGACCGCAACCTGGACACGTCCGATATTCAGTTCCTGGAGGAAG ctggAAACAACGTGGAGGTGGATGAATCGCTCTTCCAGGACATTGAGGACTTGGATTTAGATGAGGACGACCCAGATTTTGACCCTTTAGAAATGGGCAGTGATGAGGACTGA